Proteins encoded within one genomic window of Patescibacteria group bacterium:
- a CDS encoding glycosyltransferase gives MPKVSIILSTYNGSQFIERAIKSVLAQSFNNFELIIVDDGSTDNTFQIINQWAKKDHRIVVLKNKKNLGIQQSANRGLKEAQGALIARLDDDDEWLDCEKLRKQVEFLEKNPDYVLVGTKAIIVDKNYRELYRINQTGLDEEIRKKILRNNLFLTSTILFRKEAILKLGGYSEKESERYIEDYDLILKLGTIGKIAILNFYGARCLHHHRISRKYKKEQLRKSLVLIKKYRFYYSGYFKAFLIRLLGLIIYGFLGLPLLAVWKNKILNIFKIQKNAKINR, from the coding sequence CTATAACGGCAGTCAATTTATTGAGCGAGCGATAAAAAGTGTCCTCGCTCAAAGTTTTAATAATTTTGAATTAATAATAGTGGATGATGGTTCGACAGACAATACTTTTCAAATTATTAATCAATGGGCAAAAAAAGATCACAGAATTGTTGTTTTAAAAAATAAAAAAAATCTCGGCATTCAGCAATCAGCCAACAGAGGATTAAAAGAGGCGCAGGGTGCATTGATTGCTCGGCTCGATGATGACGATGAGTGGCTTGATTGTGAGAAATTAAGAAAACAGGTTGAATTTTTAGAAAAAAATCCTGATTATGTTTTAGTAGGTACCAAAGCCATCATTGTTGATAAGAATTATCGAGAACTTTATCGAATCAATCAAACCGGATTGGATGAAGAGATAAGAAAAAAAATTTTAAGAAACAATCTCTTCCTCACTTCAACTATTTTATTTCGCAAAGAAGCGATTTTAAAATTAGGTGGTTATAGTGAAAAAGAAAGTGAAAGATATATTGAAGATTACGATTTAATTTTAAAATTAGGCACGATTGGTAAAATCGCCATTCTTAATTTTTACGGCGCGCGTTGTCTTCATCACCATCGTATCAGTCGAAAATATAAAAAAGAGCAGCTAAGAAAATCTCTTGTCTTGATTAAAAAATACCGCTTTTATTATTCTGGCTATTTTAAAGCTTTTTTAATTAGATTGTTGGGTTTGATTATCTATGGTTTTTTAGGATTGCCCTTATTGGCAGTTTGGAAAAATAAAATTTTAAATATTTTCAAAATTCAAAAAAATGCTAAAATAAACAGATGA